The nucleotide sequence AATGGTTAAATACCTATACATTCCCCACTGAAATCCAGTTTCAAGATGCATCCTATAGCGAAAAAATTGCCGAATTTTTTGTGCAGGAATTGCTTAAAAACGGCACCACCACTGCCCTGGTCTTTTGTACCGTTCATCCTGAATCCGTAGATGCTTTATTTAATGCCGCAACCACACGCAATATGCGTTTGATCGCAGGTAAAGTCCTGATGGATCGTCATGCACCGGAAGCGCTGACGGATACAGCAGAAACGGCTTATATTGACTCTAAAGCGCTGATTGAAAAGTGGCATGGACAGGGGCGGAACCTGTATGCGATTACCCCACGCTTTGCACCAACTTCAACACCTGAACAATTACAAAAAGCCGGGCAGCTCAAAGCCGAATATCCGGACGTGTATGTACATACCCATTTAAGTGAAAATAAAAATGAAATTGCTTGGGTAAAAGAACTTTTTCCTGAACGTGAAGGTTATCTGGATGTGTATCATCATTATGGTTTAACCGGCAGCAAATCCGTTTTCGCGCATTGCGTGCATCTGGAAGATGAAGAGTGGGATTGTATGCATCAGACCGACTCAGCCATTGCTTTCTGTCCGACCTCAAATCTATTCCTGGGTAGTGGCTTATTTCCCCTGAAAAAGACCTGGGACAAAGGGGTCAAAGTCGGCTTAGGCACAGACATTGGAGCAGGAACATCATTTAATCAGCTGCAAACCCTGAATGAAGCCTATAAGGTGCAACAGTTGCAGGGTGAAAAACTTTCTGCCTTTGAAGCCTTATATCATGCCACTTTAGGCGGTGCCAAAGCCTTGAGTCTGGATGATCGCCTGGGGAACTTTAATATTGGCAAAGAAGCCGACTTTGTGGTGCTGAATCTCAATGCAACTGCCTTACAGCAGTTACGCCAGAGCAGAGCTAAAAATATTGAAGATGCATTTTTTGCACTGACCATGCTTGGCGATGACCGTAATATTGCAGCCACCTATGTCTATGGAGCAGCCGTTTATGTCAAAGCAGCAGCCAGTGAATAAACCGAAAAAATCCCGCCGTCGCCAATACTTGATCCTGTCTGCAATGGCACTGGGCTGTGTTTTTTTATTGAAACGCGATTCAACAGCGGCTAAAAAATGATTACATTTACCGCCAGCAAAACAGGTGCATCTCTGCTAGGGATGTATTAAAATTGCGACGTATTCAGGTGTTGCAGGTCAACACCTTTTTTATTTTGCTATTTTTACTTTTTAGGTATCTACCCATGACCGTCCAAATGAGCGTAATGATTTCCGCTGAAGAAATTCAAGCTAAAGTCAAAGAGCTTGGTGCTCAAATCAATGCACACTATGCCAATAGTGACAAAGAACTTGTGCTCATCGGTTTATTACGTGGTTCAGTGATTTTTATGGCTGATTTATGTCGTGTGATTTCAAAACCGCATGAATTGGATTTCATGACTGTGTCCAGTTATGGCGGTGGCACGGTATCGTCACGTGATGTAAAAATCCTGAAAGATTTAGACGGTGAAATCCGTGGTAAAGATGTGTTAGTCGTTGAAGATATTATTGATTCAGGCAACACTTTAAGCAAGGTACTTGAAATCCTGCAAACCCGTGAACCCAATTCGATTCAACTGTGTACTTTGGTAAGTAAACCATCGCGTCGTGAAATCGATTTGAAGGTCGAATTTATGGGCTTTGAGGTTGAAGATAAATTTATCGTGGGTTATGGCTTAGACTATGACCAGAAGTACCGTCACCTGCCATTTATTGGTGAAATCGGTCTTTAAAATCAGGTTAAAAAAAGTGGCATAAGCCACTTTTTTTATACTTCAAATAGAGAGAAAACCGGGAACAAAAAATAACATCTCGTTTCAGGATTCAACTTTTTATGATCCTGACTTTGTTTCAAGATGATTAAACAGATGTGAAAACAAAGACATGATAAGAAGGAGTATGCATATGTGGACAATTATTGTGGCGATCGTCATTGGTTTTGTAGCAGGTCTGATTGCACGTGCCATTCACCCGGGTAATGACAAGGCAGGCTTTATCATGACCACCTTGCTGGGTATTGCCGGCTCCTTATTGGCGACTTTTGGTGGCCGTATGCTCGGTCTGTATTCGGCAGATTCCGCAGCAGGTCTGATTGCTTCCGTGATTGGTGCTGTGATTATTCTGTTTATTTATAATATGGTCACCAAACGCCGTACAGTCTAAACCATTCAGATGTTTTTGAGGTTGATTTGACGACCTGAATAAAAAAGCACCGGAAAGGTGCTTTTTTATATTGAGCGACTGATAGCTTTATTTAATTTTTTTATAAATTGAATTCTTTAAAGATCTGCTCAATCTGCTCTGCCGGATAGGCACCCATCACTTTAAAACCATTGGAAAAAATAATCGCAGGTGTACCATTTACCCCCATAGACTGAGCCAGTTTTTTATTCCGCTCAATCGGATTAGCACAACTTTTTTTCGATTTAGGTTGAATCCCTTGAGCAATCAGATCTTCCCATGCCTGAGCTGGATTAGACGCGCAATACACCTGTTTTGAAGGAGCCACCGACTGGGGTTTTAAAGGAAGAATAAAGGTATAAATGGTCAAGTCATTCAGTTTTTTCAGCTCTAGCTCAAGCTTTTTACAATACGGGCAATTTGGGTCAGAAAAGATCGCAATCTGACGTTTACCCGTACCTCTTACACTTTTCACAGCATCCTGAAGCGGTAATTTTTTCCAGTCGATACTATTTTGTTTCAGCATTAAATCACGGGTCAGATTATATTGATCCTGAATCCGCAGCATCGGGCCGGCAATCAGATGCTTGGCATCTTCATTCAGATAAACCACTTGGCCCTGCATGGAACCGCTATAGATACCTTTCATCTCGGTGGTCTGAATATTTTCAATTTTTAAATTGGGACTGTTTTTTGCCAAGTTAGCTTGTACCGTATCAATATTGGCAAATGCAAAGCTTGAAACGAATGTACTTAAACTAATGATCAGTGTTTTTTTTAACATGAATGTTCTACATGAATTGGATAAGAATATGCTTTGATTCTAATCGCTCTGCTTTTAAATTTCTCAAACATTTATGTTACTGTTTACACTCAGTTAAATAAGCTCATCATGTTTCACGTGGAACACCATGTATAGCGTTATATTTAACTCCAACATATCTAGAAATAACATCAATATTCATAATAAATAACTATTTTATATAATTAAAATATTTTAAATGATAAATATCTTACTCATTCAACCTTGACCGATTTTCTGCATCCATTCTAAACTGCAGACACTTTTTATTTTCCTCGCTACGCCCTGACATGGATTGGCCAAGGATCAACACTATAACGGCATTTTCATGACAATAACGACCAGCTGGCGACCGTTCTTGATGGTCAGCCTGGCTTTAATGATGGGAACGATTGGTACTGCTTTGGCCAGTCCGCTTTATCCGATTTATCAACAGCTTTGGCATTTGCTGCCCAGCCAGATCACCTACATTTTTGTCGCCTATATGTTTGGCTGTCTCTCGACCTTGTTGTTTTTGGGCAGAACCAGTAACAGCATCGGATTTTTACGGACCCTGCAAATTGGTCTGGCCCTGATCACGCTGGGTCTGATCATTTCCGTTTTTGCCCAGAATGCACTGATCCTCTCGATTGGCCGTTTTATTATTGGGATTGCCTCGGGCCTGATGACCACTTCTGCCATGATGGGTTTAATGCATACCATCCCGGAAAGCCATAAGCACACTGCACCGCAACTGA is from Acinetobacter lwoffii and encodes:
- the guaD gene encoding guanine deaminase, which translates into the protein MSSVIATTAIRGRFLDIQNTVAQARDIHDQVRYVEDGLVIIHEGKIQWFGPWREGHSRLPTDLELQHYPDQLIVPGFIDTHIHFPQTEMVGAYGEQLLEWLNTYTFPTEIQFQDASYSEKIAEFFVQELLKNGTTTALVFCTVHPESVDALFNAATTRNMRLIAGKVLMDRHAPEALTDTAETAYIDSKALIEKWHGQGRNLYAITPRFAPTSTPEQLQKAGQLKAEYPDVYVHTHLSENKNEIAWVKELFPEREGYLDVYHHYGLTGSKSVFAHCVHLEDEEWDCMHQTDSAIAFCPTSNLFLGSGLFPLKKTWDKGVKVGLGTDIGAGTSFNQLQTLNEAYKVQQLQGEKLSAFEALYHATLGGAKALSLDDRLGNFNIGKEADFVVLNLNATALQQLRQSRAKNIEDAFFALTMLGDDRNIAATYVYGAAVYVKAAASE
- the hpt gene encoding hypoxanthine phosphoribosyltransferase; translation: MTVQMSVMISAEEIQAKVKELGAQINAHYANSDKELVLIGLLRGSVIFMADLCRVISKPHELDFMTVSSYGGGTVSSRDVKILKDLDGEIRGKDVLVVEDIIDSGNTLSKVLEILQTREPNSIQLCTLVSKPSRREIDLKVEFMGFEVEDKFIVGYGLDYDQKYRHLPFIGEIGL
- a CDS encoding GlsB/YeaQ/YmgE family stress response membrane protein, translating into MWTIIVAIVIGFVAGLIARAIHPGNDKAGFIMTTLLGIAGSLLATFGGRMLGLYSADSAAGLIASVIGAVIILFIYNMVTKRRTV
- a CDS encoding DsbC family protein codes for the protein MLKKTLIISLSTFVSSFAFANIDTVQANLAKNSPNLKIENIQTTEMKGIYSGSMQGQVVYLNEDAKHLIAGPMLRIQDQYNLTRDLMLKQNSIDWKKLPLQDAVKSVRGTGKRQIAIFSDPNCPYCKKLELELKKLNDLTIYTFILPLKPQSVAPSKQVYCASNPAQAWEDLIAQGIQPKSKKSCANPIERNKKLAQSMGVNGTPAIIFSNGFKVMGAYPAEQIEQIFKEFNL